In Rhizobium lusitanum, a genomic segment contains:
- a CDS encoding diguanylate cyclase domain-containing protein: protein MTWPSATDAMTAVLIDAEGNDLSAGLEAREANLRLRYVIEMLPEAVCVFDAEDRYVLWNQKYAELYADIADHLQPGIPFEDILKISLASGEMREVVEDKNAWLRERMLKFHKPVSQEEQQLRDGRWLRHDDRRTPDGGAIGTRIDITELKEREEWLRQLFDANPMPMLLCDRDTLAILQANRAAVDFYGFEGAPALPRRACDMHVEDEVDRFSKALHELDGDCEARTVWRQRTAEGVERHVLIYVRRLYEGAEHRLLLTIADVSDRIFAEAEANRLAHHDVLTGLPNRMQFYKALGENLKSNNGTGVAVCCLDLDGFKPVNDTFGHAAGDDVLKKVGERLQAEAQGHMVARLGGDEFAILTMGDEKNAVDLAERCVGAFEPPFFIKGLAVKIGVSIGIAAAPVDGLDGEELVQEADRALYRAKADGRNTWRMASDVRLTSEQART, encoded by the coding sequence ATGACGTGGCCATCGGCCACCGACGCGATGACGGCGGTGCTCATCGATGCGGAGGGGAATGATCTTTCGGCAGGACTGGAGGCGCGTGAAGCAAACCTTCGTCTCCGGTATGTCATTGAGATGTTGCCGGAAGCGGTGTGCGTCTTCGATGCGGAGGACCGCTATGTGCTGTGGAACCAGAAGTATGCCGAACTCTACGCCGATATCGCGGACCATCTTCAGCCGGGCATTCCGTTCGAGGATATCTTGAAGATCAGCCTCGCGAGCGGCGAGATGCGGGAGGTCGTGGAGGACAAGAATGCCTGGCTCCGCGAGCGCATGCTGAAATTCCACAAGCCCGTTTCACAGGAAGAGCAGCAGTTACGTGATGGGCGGTGGCTCAGACACGACGATCGGCGCACGCCGGATGGCGGCGCCATTGGCACGCGGATTGATATTACGGAGTTGAAGGAGCGCGAAGAATGGCTTCGCCAGCTCTTCGACGCAAATCCGATGCCGATGCTTCTGTGCGATCGGGACACCCTTGCCATTCTTCAGGCCAACCGAGCGGCCGTCGATTTCTATGGTTTTGAGGGAGCGCCGGCGCTGCCGAGGCGAGCATGCGATATGCACGTTGAAGACGAGGTCGACAGATTTTCCAAGGCTCTGCATGAACTCGATGGTGATTGCGAAGCGCGCACGGTCTGGCGGCAACGGACGGCCGAGGGCGTGGAGCGCCATGTGCTCATCTACGTTCGCCGGCTTTACGAAGGCGCCGAGCATCGGCTCCTCTTGACCATTGCCGACGTCAGCGACCGGATTTTCGCCGAGGCCGAAGCCAATCGCCTCGCGCACCATGATGTCCTGACCGGACTGCCGAACCGCATGCAGTTCTACAAGGCTCTGGGTGAAAACTTGAAATCGAACAACGGGACCGGCGTTGCGGTCTGCTGTCTCGACCTCGACGGCTTCAAACCCGTAAATGATACCTTCGGACATGCCGCCGGCGACGACGTGCTCAAGAAGGTGGGCGAGCGTCTGCAGGCTGAAGCGCAAGGTCATATGGTCGCGCGGCTGGGCGGTGACGAGTTCGCGATTCTGACGATGGGCGACGAAAAGAACGCTGTCGATCTGGCGGAACGTTGCGTCGGTGCCTTCGAGCCGCCCTTCTTCATCAAGGGATTGGCAGTCAAGATCGGCGTCAGCATTGGTATAGCAGCAGCGCCGGTTGACGGGCTGGATGGCGAAGAACTCGTTCAGGAGGCCGATCGTGCATTGTATCGGGCCAAGGCCGATGGACGGAACACATGGCGGATGGCCTCCGACGTCCGGCTGACATCCGAGCAGGCCAGGACGTGA
- a CDS encoding ABC transporter ATP-binding protein, translating into MGEAASFQGVGKVFNGGKANEYVALRSIDFSVRENEFFTLLGPSGCGKTTLLRILAGFEQPSEGRIEIFGRDVVGLPANRRPVNTVFQHYALFPHLTVRENVGFALRMKGVPKAELAARVERILDLVHMQSFGDRKPDQLSGGQKQRVALARALAPNPQILLLDEPLSALDLKLRQAMRWELKNLQRETGITFVFVTHDQEEALAMSDRIAVLSQGSVQQIGRPAEIYEHPANRFVADFIGESNLLPAEVVDIGPGSARVRLVGNLILSSPATQTFAPGEKVTLSIRPERIILDAEGKVAEEQLLRMRVVGQIYLGNAIEFRLRAGDVELVARAPKGGARGRMAFDVGQEIAIGFEPDAMRVLGD; encoded by the coding sequence GTGGGAGAAGCCGCTTCTTTCCAGGGCGTCGGCAAGGTCTTCAACGGCGGAAAAGCGAATGAATATGTCGCGCTCCGTTCGATCGACTTCAGTGTCAGGGAAAACGAATTTTTCACGCTGCTCGGGCCTTCAGGCTGCGGGAAGACAACGCTTCTGCGAATTCTCGCCGGTTTCGAGCAGCCGAGTGAGGGGAGGATCGAAATTTTCGGCCGGGACGTCGTCGGGTTGCCGGCTAACCGGCGTCCGGTGAATACGGTCTTTCAGCACTACGCCCTGTTCCCGCATTTGACGGTCAGGGAAAATGTTGGCTTCGCATTGAGAATGAAAGGCGTCCCGAAAGCCGAACTCGCAGCCCGGGTGGAGCGAATACTCGATCTCGTGCACATGCAGAGTTTTGGCGACCGGAAGCCCGACCAATTGTCGGGCGGGCAGAAACAACGTGTTGCGCTTGCCAGGGCATTGGCGCCGAACCCGCAGATCCTGCTTCTGGATGAGCCGCTCTCCGCACTCGATCTGAAGCTGCGCCAGGCAATGCGCTGGGAGCTGAAGAACCTTCAGCGTGAAACGGGCATCACTTTCGTTTTCGTCACCCACGACCAGGAAGAAGCGCTGGCAATGAGCGACCGCATCGCCGTGTTGTCGCAAGGCAGCGTGCAGCAGATCGGGCGGCCGGCCGAAATCTACGAACATCCCGCAAATCGCTTCGTCGCCGACTTTATCGGTGAATCGAACCTCTTGCCGGCCGAGGTCGTCGACATCGGGCCGGGTAGCGCCCGGGTTCGCCTCGTCGGCAACCTTATTCTGTCCAGCCCGGCGACACAGACATTTGCTCCCGGCGAAAAGGTCACGCTGTCGATCCGGCCCGAGCGAATTATCTTGGACGCCGAAGGCAAGGTTGCAGAAGAGCAATTGCTCCGGATGAGGGTGGTCGGGCAGATCTATCTCGGCAATGCGATCGAATTCAGGTTGCGGGCGGGCGATGTCGAACTGGTGGCGCGGGCGCCCAAAGGCGGTGCGCGCGGGCGCATGGCGTTTGATGTCGGCCAGGAAATCGCCATTGGCTTTGAGCCCGACGCCATGCGGGTATTGGGGGACTAG
- a CDS encoding ABC transporter permease: protein MSKSDPTHNRRNALLAGPALAVIGIFLLLPLGLMAVYSLLKPGAYGGVVWQFSPEAYIRFLFDRDIFDDSLVLTTDYLAIFGRSVLQGAIATVLCLLAGFPVAYFVATRPENQKNIWLFLITIPYWVNLLIRTVALLFVLRDDGPVNSLLEWLGIIKDPLPLAYSDFAIGLGLIYSYLPFMILPIYSALERFDFRLIEAAYDLYAGYRKVLFGVLIPIVKPGIVAGCLLVFIPSVGSFLAPDILGGGKKMMIGNLIVMQFQGSRNWPFGAAVSMILLTVTLVLLLTVARRAGDSLKNAH, encoded by the coding sequence ATGAGCAAATCCGACCCCACACACAATCGACGTAACGCCCTACTTGCCGGACCAGCATTGGCCGTGATCGGCATCTTCCTGTTGCTGCCGCTCGGGCTCATGGCCGTCTATTCATTGTTGAAACCAGGTGCCTATGGCGGTGTCGTCTGGCAGTTTTCACCAGAGGCCTATATCCGCTTTCTGTTCGACCGCGACATCTTCGACGATAGCCTGGTTCTCACCACCGATTATCTGGCGATTTTTGGCCGTTCGGTGCTTCAGGGGGCGATTGCCACCGTCCTCTGTCTGCTGGCCGGATTTCCCGTCGCTTATTTCGTCGCGACGCGGCCCGAAAACCAGAAGAACATCTGGCTCTTTCTCATTACCATACCCTATTGGGTGAACCTGCTGATCAGGACGGTCGCGCTGCTGTTCGTGCTGCGCGACGACGGGCCGGTGAACTCACTCCTTGAGTGGCTCGGCATCATCAAGGATCCGCTTCCGCTCGCCTATTCTGACTTCGCCATCGGCCTCGGGCTTATCTACTCGTACCTGCCATTCATGATTCTGCCGATCTACTCGGCGCTGGAGCGTTTCGACTTCCGCCTGATCGAAGCCGCCTACGACCTCTATGCAGGATACCGCAAGGTGTTGTTCGGTGTGCTCATCCCCATCGTGAAACCAGGTATCGTCGCCGGCTGCCTGTTGGTCTTCATTCCCAGCGTTGGCTCCTTTCTTGCACCCGATATCCTGGGAGGCGGCAAGAAGATGATGATCGGAAACCTGATCGTCATGCAGTTTCAGGGTTCGCGCAATTGGCCATTCGGTGCTGCTGTTTCGATGATCCTGCTGACGGTCACCCTTGTTCTGCTGCTGACCGTCGCCAGACGGGCCGGCGACAGTCTCAAAAACGCGCATTGA
- a CDS encoding DMT family transporter, translating to MKILPHLAITLAMFLWSINFILSKDVFVAYSPMTAILARLLIASLFIFILKKIFRINEKIRREHFPTFALLSFFSPFLYFIGEGYGIFLTPSTLSALIVATVPVVFPAITFIFLGERIGPTGIIGLMIAFIGISITIIDPTNLSLAYSVEGLLFLLLSVGSAIVYIILAKHLLGEYKSITVVGTQNLFGSLYFIPVVAIFDSRHILNQNIDYVIVLKIAFLGIFCSAIAYILYSYAIARLALWQANAFENLIPIFSAILSFLWLSEVLSTKSIVGFCVVIAGIVVSQLASFRNRRGDEEVVASS from the coding sequence ATGAAGATTTTGCCTCACCTAGCCATTACCTTAGCCATGTTTCTTTGGTCTATAAATTTCATTTTATCGAAAGATGTATTTGTAGCTTACAGTCCCATGACTGCGATATTGGCGAGGCTATTGATTGCATCGCTGTTTATATTTATCTTGAAGAAGATATTCCGTATAAATGAGAAAATCAGGCGAGAGCATTTTCCAACGTTTGCGCTGTTATCTTTCTTTTCCCCCTTTCTTTATTTTATCGGAGAGGGATACGGAATTTTCCTCACGCCATCGACGCTCAGCGCTCTGATCGTGGCGACCGTTCCTGTGGTATTTCCGGCGATAACCTTCATATTCCTCGGGGAGAGGATTGGTCCGACCGGCATTATTGGGTTGATGATAGCGTTTATCGGTATCTCGATCACGATCATCGATCCGACAAACCTCAGCTTGGCCTACTCCGTCGAGGGCCTGCTATTCCTCTTGTTGTCCGTGGGTTCTGCGATCGTTTATATTATCCTGGCAAAACATCTCCTTGGAGAATATAAAAGTATAACTGTTGTCGGCACACAGAATTTATTCGGTTCTCTATATTTTATTCCTGTTGTGGCCATTTTTGATAGCCGGCATATATTAAATCAGAACATAGATTATGTTATCGTTCTGAAGATCGCGTTTCTTGGAATTTTCTGCTCCGCCATCGCCTATATATTATACAGCTATGCAATCGCACGTCTTGCTCTTTGGCAGGCCAACGCATTCGAAAACCTCATTCCCATCTTCTCTGCAATCCTGTCCTTTCTCTGGCTGAGCGAGGTGTTGTCGACAAAAAGCATCGTTGGTTTCTGCGTTGTCATCGCTGGCATAGTGGTTTCGCAATTGGCCTCATTCCGGAATCGTCGCGGTGATGAGGAAGTCGTCGCGTCGAGTTGA
- a CDS encoding acetyl-CoA hydrolase/transferase family protein, with translation MTTIHQPQYRERLTSAERAVAMIPSGAKVAMPLAAGQPPAILAAFAERARAGAVENVRLHYLLCTGVAGTSVFDFELRDVIVPMSYFHGGVERALDKRRLAEALPAVELVPCHFSQVPRSLIEHVGVDTLIATVSPMDADGNFSLGASTDYALTVSRKPGIRLILEVNPNMPYVRGDCMIPVSSVTALVENDVSLPLLPAAPRNEVDDAIGAIIAGLVEDGDCLQMGIGALPDAVCSGLSGHRHLGIHTEMMTPGLARLIKAGVVDNSRKQTHVGRSIFTFALGDQALYDFLNNNPEVEAYPVDYVNNPFVIAQNDRVASVNATLQIDLNGACNSEFMNGRQFSASGGQVDFVRGAYASRGGRSIIACHSTAAKGTLSRIVPALTGPVTTSRNDTHIVVTEYGWANLKGKSVAERARALIGLAHPDFREELDRAAHGAGLYADTALDSRTLNAER, from the coding sequence ATGACCACGATCCATCAACCGCAGTATCGCGAACGGCTGACATCCGCCGAGAGGGCGGTCGCTATGATCCCGTCCGGGGCGAAGGTTGCGATGCCACTGGCCGCCGGCCAGCCACCCGCCATCCTTGCGGCGTTTGCCGAACGGGCCCGCGCGGGAGCTGTCGAGAATGTGCGGCTTCATTATCTCCTTTGTACTGGCGTCGCCGGCACTAGCGTGTTCGATTTCGAGCTGCGCGACGTAATCGTCCCGATGAGTTACTTTCATGGAGGCGTGGAACGTGCGCTCGACAAGAGGCGATTGGCGGAGGCATTGCCCGCCGTCGAACTGGTACCCTGTCACTTCAGCCAGGTGCCACGCTCGCTGATCGAGCATGTCGGCGTGGACACCTTGATTGCGACCGTCTCGCCGATGGACGCGGATGGCAATTTCAGCCTTGGCGCCAGCACCGACTACGCGCTTACAGTATCGAGAAAGCCCGGAATCCGGCTGATCCTCGAGGTCAATCCAAACATGCCGTATGTGCGGGGCGATTGCATGATCCCCGTTTCAAGCGTGACGGCGCTGGTTGAAAACGACGTCAGCCTGCCTCTGCTCCCCGCCGCCCCGCGCAATGAGGTCGATGATGCTATCGGTGCGATCATTGCGGGCCTGGTGGAAGACGGCGATTGCCTGCAAATGGGTATCGGTGCTTTGCCCGATGCGGTGTGCTCGGGGCTTTCGGGGCATCGCCACCTTGGTATCCATACGGAAATGATGACGCCGGGGCTCGCCAGGCTGATCAAGGCGGGCGTGGTCGACAATAGTCGCAAGCAGACACATGTCGGGCGCTCTATCTTCACCTTTGCACTGGGAGATCAGGCGCTCTACGACTTCCTGAACAACAACCCGGAGGTTGAGGCCTATCCGGTCGATTATGTGAACAATCCCTTCGTCATTGCCCAGAATGACCGGGTGGCGTCGGTCAACGCGACGCTGCAGATCGATCTGAACGGAGCGTGCAATTCTGAATTCATGAATGGACGGCAGTTCAGTGCATCCGGCGGCCAGGTTGATTTTGTGCGCGGCGCTTATGCCTCGCGGGGCGGACGCTCGATCATCGCCTGCCATTCCACCGCGGCGAAAGGCACGCTCTCGCGCATCGTTCCGGCGCTGACGGGGCCGGTAACAACATCGCGCAACGACACACATATCGTTGTGACCGAGTATGGATGGGCCAACCTCAAGGGCAAATCCGTGGCCGAGCGAGCGAGGGCGCTGATTGGGCTGGCCCACCCTGATTTTCGCGAGGAGCTGGACCGGGCAGCCCACGGGGCAGGGCTTTATGCTGATACTGCGTTGGATTCACGGACTTTGAACGCCGAGCGGTGA
- a CDS encoding extracellular solute-binding protein: MKLKFLSTCGIALAAATFAANTASAAGDLYLYTWGEYTPPDLVKKFESKYDVKVHVDTYDSNETMLAKIKSGATGYDVLVPSDYMVAILIKEDLLAKIEPNSMSNYANVDDKWKDVYWDAGRHYSVPWAWGTTSFVVDTDIVKTDPDTLAQIFDPADGVKGKINMLRDVNEVINASLRYLKLPRCNSNPQDLKQVLDLLMTQKPWVKSYNSETKELLVSGEAKVSQSWNGYALRARLEKPSLKYAYPKEGFTGFMDNLVVPKSAPNLENAKLFLNFMMEPENAALVSNYAKYSNAIKGSKKFMDPALAEAPELNLPAGTPDPEFVPPCDPTVVELYDKLWTKLLR, from the coding sequence ATGAAATTGAAATTTCTCTCAACCTGCGGCATCGCCTTGGCGGCGGCCACGTTCGCGGCGAACACGGCATCGGCGGCGGGCGATCTCTACCTTTATACCTGGGGCGAATACACCCCACCGGATTTGGTCAAAAAATTCGAGAGCAAATACGATGTGAAAGTGCACGTCGATACTTACGATTCCAACGAGACGATGCTCGCCAAGATCAAGAGCGGCGCGACCGGATACGATGTCCTGGTGCCCAGCGACTACATGGTGGCGATCCTGATCAAGGAAGATCTGCTGGCGAAGATCGAGCCGAACAGCATGAGCAACTACGCCAATGTCGACGACAAGTGGAAGGACGTCTACTGGGACGCCGGTCGTCATTATTCAGTTCCATGGGCCTGGGGAACGACGTCCTTTGTCGTCGATACCGACATCGTCAAGACCGACCCTGACACGCTGGCGCAGATCTTCGATCCGGCGGACGGCGTGAAGGGCAAGATCAATATGCTGCGCGACGTCAACGAGGTCATCAACGCCAGCCTGCGCTATCTGAAGCTTCCTCGCTGCAACAGCAATCCGCAGGATTTGAAGCAAGTCCTCGACCTGCTGATGACGCAGAAGCCATGGGTGAAGAGCTACAATTCTGAAACGAAGGAATTGCTGGTTTCGGGCGAAGCAAAGGTTTCGCAGAGCTGGAATGGCTACGCGTTGCGCGCGCGCTTGGAAAAGCCATCGCTGAAATATGCCTATCCGAAGGAAGGCTTCACTGGCTTCATGGACAATCTCGTCGTTCCGAAGAGTGCTCCGAATTTGGAAAACGCCAAGCTTTTTCTGAATTTCATGATGGAACCTGAAAATGCAGCCTTGGTGTCCAACTACGCCAAATATTCCAACGCTATCAAAGGTAGCAAGAAATTTATGGATCCGGCCCTGGCCGAAGCTCCCGAATTGAACCTGCCGGCGGGGACGCCCGATCCCGAATTCGTGCCGCCCTGCGATCCGACAGTCGTCGAACTCTACGACAAGCTTTGGACCAAGCTCCTGCGGTAG
- a CDS encoding YqcI/YcgG family protein yields the protein MSIKFDLLELNSPSLLTSAAQMGDMKAKSQEECGESWQLKSWEQISAHINDETFPCIFAKKAMDQKYLLLTFIDGWETAEALDHFSSCVVEYVETLKEKYGTGTVCPPLMAIFKPNKTFIESHQYSNASWYILQYLHYKDNFSWPENIPADPDDPIWSFCFNEYQLFVNITSPVLGKHRSRVLSDSLVFTIQPRTNFDIVAGKDTPYGPKVRQKIRERWMKYDGIEGHLDYSMYGDEHNREWKQYFLYSDDSPAPSRCPLNIKHK from the coding sequence TTGTCTATTAAATTCGATCTTCTTGAACTGAACTCTCCGTCGTTGCTCACCTCGGCAGCGCAAATGGGAGACATGAAAGCCAAATCTCAAGAGGAGTGCGGTGAAAGCTGGCAGCTGAAATCCTGGGAACAGATATCTGCTCATATTAACGACGAAACGTTCCCATGCATCTTTGCCAAGAAGGCGATGGATCAAAAATATCTCCTGCTCACCTTTATCGATGGCTGGGAAACAGCCGAGGCGCTCGATCACTTCTCCTCTTGTGTCGTGGAGTATGTCGAAACACTGAAGGAAAAATACGGAACAGGCACCGTCTGTCCTCCTCTGATGGCAATATTCAAGCCAAACAAAACATTTATTGAATCCCACCAATATTCAAATGCGTCATGGTATATACTTCAGTATCTTCATTATAAAGATAATTTTAGCTGGCCTGAAAATATTCCTGCTGATCCGGATGATCCGATATGGAGCTTTTGCTTCAATGAGTATCAGCTCTTCGTAAACATCACATCACCTGTTCTTGGAAAGCACCGCAGCCGAGTGCTGTCTGATTCACTCGTCTTCACGATCCAACCGAGAACAAATTTCGATATTGTAGCCGGCAAAGATACGCCTTACGGCCCGAAAGTTCGTCAAAAGATCAGAGAGCGCTGGATGAAATATGACGGCATCGAAGGACATCTGGATTACAGTATGTACGGTGACGAGCATAACCGCGAATGGAAGCAGTATTTTCTATATAGCGACGATTCTCCCGCGCCTTCCCGATGCCCGCTGAACATAAAGCATAAGTAG
- a CDS encoding ABC transporter permease, which translates to MAHKPQKDIRTFPGFGLLAGLAIVFLYAPITFLIFYSFNSGDSVSVWSGFSIRWYQKVIANSDIQVAAINSLLIATVAASVATVLAMGAALATTRSRRIKNTGSVLALLTLPLMVPEIVSAVSTLVLFVTIGLKLGMITVLLAHIVFCIPFAYLPLKARLEAMDESLEDAASDLYATSVQAFRFVTLPLLLPGVMSGFLLAFIISLDDFIITSMVAGPSATTLPIYIYSMLRLGITPQVNAISTILIAVSTIIVLTSAILGKTRKTQ; encoded by the coding sequence ATGGCTCACAAACCTCAAAAAGACATTCGGACCTTCCCGGGCTTCGGCCTCCTTGCCGGCCTGGCGATCGTTTTCCTCTACGCGCCGATCACCTTTCTCATCTTCTATTCCTTTAATTCCGGAGATTCCGTCAGCGTCTGGAGCGGCTTCAGCATCCGCTGGTACCAGAAGGTGATTGCAAATTCCGACATTCAGGTCGCCGCCATCAATTCCCTTCTGATCGCCACGGTCGCGGCTTCGGTTGCGACGGTGCTGGCCATGGGCGCGGCTCTGGCGACGACGCGCAGCCGGCGGATCAAAAACACCGGTTCTGTGCTTGCGCTCCTGACTTTGCCGTTGATGGTGCCCGAAATCGTCAGTGCGGTTTCGACGCTGGTACTTTTCGTCACCATCGGGCTCAAGCTGGGGATGATAACCGTCCTTCTGGCGCATATCGTCTTCTGCATACCGTTCGCCTACCTGCCGTTGAAGGCCCGGCTGGAGGCGATGGACGAAAGCCTGGAGGACGCGGCGTCAGACCTCTACGCAACGAGCGTGCAGGCATTCCGCTTCGTCACGCTGCCACTGCTGCTGCCCGGCGTCATGTCCGGCTTCCTGCTGGCCTTCATCATCTCGCTCGACGATTTCATCATTACGAGCATGGTCGCGGGGCCGAGCGCAACGACGCTTCCCATCTACATCTACTCGATGCTCCGGCTGGGGATCACCCCCCAGGTGAATGCGATTTCAACCATCCTCATCGCCGTTTCGACGATCATCGTGCTGACGTCGGCAATTCTGGGAAAAACCAGAAAGACCCAATAA
- a CDS encoding pyridoxal phosphate-dependent decarboxylase family protein — protein sequence MSINNASGKSDFGILAARDDSVTSLIDQLYSADNFAKAGEAVVHLLSQYLKNAQVRSGPVLAIRPPLENIAKARESLQNNPPVDPGDMEAVTSRASALIGQFLANTQTVHHPGYIGHQLPPPLPMASLFELAADVANQGMAIYELGPWATAVEKVMVERLGVKLGFKPDSFSGLVTSGGTLANLTALLSARNKALDGVWKEGLPLSKTSPVIIAHRESHYSIERAAGILGLGSNQCLYVKSDSNGRTDPDALAELLQILKARQIPVIAVVASACATKTGSFDSLSRIADLCEAYDVWLHVDAAHGGAVSFSPEHRHLLEGIDRADSVVWDAHKMLFVPTLSTYLFYRRSRDKYFAFSQDARYLFAEGADEGHEYDCGLATAECTKRAAALSLWGILSIYGDGLFEILIKRIFETTSLFVEKLSSINEIEIPIKPEFNIVLFRYIPEHNNVDLNDFNKSLRKFIIEENNIYLTTTIYNEAVYLRFVVMNPRTDQTDVERLIENIKRHASRYEGINSMAPEAAS from the coding sequence ATGTCCATCAATAATGCGTCTGGAAAATCAGACTTTGGAATTTTAGCTGCGCGCGACGATTCAGTTACGTCGCTGATTGATCAGCTCTACAGCGCAGACAATTTCGCAAAGGCAGGTGAGGCAGTCGTTCATTTGCTTTCACAATATCTCAAAAATGCACAGGTCCGGTCCGGCCCTGTGCTCGCCATTAGACCTCCGCTGGAAAACATCGCCAAGGCGCGTGAGTCCTTACAGAATAATCCACCGGTTGATCCGGGAGATATGGAGGCGGTTACATCAAGGGCGAGCGCCTTGATCGGTCAGTTCCTCGCCAACACACAGACGGTCCACCATCCCGGCTATATAGGCCATCAGTTGCCTCCACCCTTGCCAATGGCATCGCTTTTTGAGCTTGCGGCGGACGTCGCAAATCAAGGCATGGCCATCTACGAGCTCGGTCCCTGGGCGACAGCCGTTGAGAAGGTCATGGTGGAACGATTGGGCGTTAAGCTCGGCTTCAAGCCGGACTCATTTTCCGGCCTTGTTACTTCGGGCGGAACTTTGGCAAATCTGACGGCGCTGCTTTCCGCAAGAAACAAAGCTCTAGACGGTGTCTGGAAAGAGGGGCTTCCTCTTTCCAAAACGAGCCCGGTCATCATAGCTCATCGAGAGTCGCATTATTCCATCGAGCGGGCGGCCGGAATACTTGGACTTGGATCGAACCAATGTCTGTATGTTAAATCTGATAGCAATGGCAGGACCGATCCCGATGCGCTTGCCGAGCTCCTGCAAATCCTGAAAGCTCGGCAAATTCCTGTCATCGCAGTTGTGGCGTCGGCATGCGCGACTAAAACAGGCTCGTTCGACTCTCTTAGCCGGATTGCAGACCTGTGTGAGGCCTATGATGTCTGGCTGCATGTAGACGCCGCTCACGGAGGGGCCGTCAGCTTCTCACCTGAACATCGTCATCTTTTGGAGGGGATCGATAGAGCGGACAGTGTTGTATGGGACGCTCACAAAATGCTCTTCGTCCCGACATTGTCGACATATCTGTTCTATCGGCGTTCGCGGGACAAATACTTCGCATTTAGCCAGGATGCCCGTTATCTGTTTGCCGAAGGTGCTGATGAGGGTCATGAATATGACTGCGGACTGGCAACTGCGGAGTGCACGAAACGTGCGGCCGCCCTATCGCTTTGGGGCATCCTCTCCATCTATGGCGACGGGCTGTTCGAAATACTGATCAAGAGAATTTTTGAAACGACAAGCTTGTTTGTGGAAAAACTGTCTTCAATCAATGAAATTGAAATTCCTATAAAACCGGAATTCAATATTGTTCTGTTCAGATATATTCCAGAACATAATAACGTTGATCTGAACGACTTCAATAAGTCGCTACGAAAATTTATAATTGAGGAAAACAATATTTACCTGACAACAACAATATACAATGAAGCCGTTTATCTGCGTTTTGTTGTTATGAATCCCAGAACTGACCAAACGGATGTTGAAAGACTTATAGAAAACATCAAGCGGCATGCATCGCGCTATGAAGGCATTAATTCTATGGCTCCCGAGGCGGCATCGTAA